The region CCATGGACGAACAAGAACTCATCAAAGAACAACTCGAAAAGAATCCGAAGGATGCCGATTTGTGGTATCTTCTCGGGAATACGTATCAAGTAGAGTCGTATTCCTTTGCCGAACAGAAAATGTTCGATGAAAAAAGAAATTGCTACGAGAAAGCAATCAAGTGCAATCCGTTTCACAACGATGCGCGCTTCGCATTGGCGCAGATGGAAGAACTACGGAATTGGGAAGACGGCGCGCTCACTCATTACGAATACATCAAGAAACGTACTCCTGAATATCCTACTATTGACGAATGTATCAGGCGTTGTGAAGAGAAGAAATCGAATTGGCATTCAAAAGACATTCCTCGCTTTGTTGAAAAAGTAAAAGAGAATCCAACGGATGCAAATGCGAACAGGCAACTTGGATATTTGTACTGGAGTCAGAAACAATACGACCTTGCTTTGAAGTATCATACACGAGCATTCGAACTTGCACCGGGAGAATCGGAGAGTGCGGCATTCCTCGCGATAACACTCGCCGCAATGAAGAATTTTCGCGAAGCAATAACGTACTGCCTCATACAACTTTCGCTCGAAGAGGATGAAGGGGAACAAGGAGTTATTCTCCGCCACATCGGTGAGTATTATACTGAATTGAAAGAGTACGCGAAAGCACGGGAGTATTATTTCAAAGCATTAGAAAAGTTTTCCGATGACCCTCAATTTCAGGCATACACGAAGGAAGATATCGGCTTCACCTTTTACATGGAAGAACATGATGAGACAGCTCTTGTTTATTTGCTCGACGCACTTTCACAACAGACCGATGAACATTATATTCAACCACTCCTGTCTAAAATAGGAGAGTTGTATTGCAGGATGAGTAAATTTCAGGAAGCTCTCCCTTATTTGCAACGGGCTGTTACATTGAAGAAAGATGATGATAAATCCTTCTATGTCTTAGGTATTGCGTACTCATCGCTCGATGAATTCGGATTGGCAGAAACAGCATACAAGATGGCGCTCAATGCAAATCCGAGGTTTGACCGTGCATTGCATAATTTAGCCCTTATCTATCGGCGGAACGGCGACTATACAACTGCGATTGAATTGTTTAAACAAGCAATCGCCTCAAATCCTGATTTACTTCTCGCTTACTCAAATCTTGCACGGATATATCTCCGTTTACAAGATGAAGAACAAGCGGCGATATATCTGGAAGAGTATTTGAAACGCGGGGGAAAAGAAGAAGATTTGTATTAGTCAAAGAGGATGTCCAAAAGTCGTAGACGCAACCTTTATGGTTGCGTTTCCAAACTAAGAACGCGGACGTATAGTCTGCACCTACATGCCAATCTGACTTTTCGGACACCCTCTTAACCATTCAGTATATTCGGCTTATCAAACCGAGGCGAAACATCAGTTACTTAAACCGAATCGCAATTCCTTCTGCGCCGCCGCCTGCTTGTGGCTCCAAAACTAATTTGAATGAAATTATTGCATTCGCTCCAAGTTGAGCGGCACGTTCTTTCAATAGATCGCGGAGTGTGTTTCCTTTATCCTGCGCCTGAGCATCATACACAGAAATGTAACCAATGACTATATACTCACCTTCCGGTTGGGAGACTGCATACACACGAACATCCTTCGCATTGGTAGGTTGATATGCCTGAACAGATTTAAGATACGTACCGTATCCCGGACCACACCCGGTAAAGGAAATCAGCAAACTCAGCGTCGTAATAGCCAGCAATATTTTTTTCATAACGTTTTTCCTATGCTTGAAGTGTTCAGAGAATATTTTACCGCAACGCCGGAAGCAATATAGGTATTTTCATAAATCGGGATGAATAAAATCAGCGCGGCAAGCCGGCGATAAACATGAACTTCAAAATTGATGATTGCATCCGCTCCTTGCTTCGCCGCTTTCTCTTTGAGAAACGTCACTGCCGCTTGAACATTTTCCTGATGTTCAACTGTGACAAAGCCAACTTCTGTAAACGCACGGGTTGGACTTTCTATAGTTAAAAATATTTCGATTGCATCTTTGTTTGTTACTGGGTACACTTGCTCGGTATTTGTCAGCGTTTCCTGAAAATGTGTACATCCGATAAGCAAGACAAAAACACTGCAGATAAGAATAGGTGAGTACTTCATCATGTTTTCCTTATTGTTTATGTAACATATTAATTGACTATAACTCCCACCGTAAGTTGAATCAAGGTGGTCTTTTGTTTTAACTTAAATTTTGCCCCGGAAACATCTGTTTCATATTCGGGTTCACTTGCAGAATATATTCCTTCGAGAACAAAACGATTGATGCTGAAACCGAAATATCCTCCGTATGCAAAATCAGCGCCCGCCGCGCTGGATAGTTTTACGGAATTATATCCGTCCGTTGCAGATATTTCCGGACTGACACCAAGCAAAACACCTAATAATCCTCCGAAATTAATTCTCTTATCTTCTTGAATTCTGATATTCGCTCCGAACCCACCCATCGTCCACCATGTAAACCATGGTCCTGCATCCACACTCACGCCCGAAGGAAGACCACGTGAATAACTTGCTTCATCAACTGTATTATAACTGAGGTATTCTTTCAGTGTTAATTCTATTCCTTCATTCGGAACATTGTGATAAAAGAATCCCACAGAAAATCCTTGCTTCGCTAATCCGGCTTCTGAATTATGAATATCGGTAGAACCAAAATCTGATGTGGGGAAACTCATTCCAACAAAAATTGTCCAACGGGTATAGGAATCTTCTACGAGTGCATACGTAGGTTCAACATACTCACCGCTTTGTTCTCTGACTGAAGGTATATAGTTGGTGATTTTTTGAACTCGCGTTTTCGGGATGATACGTCTCTCATCGTAGGTTTGAATGGTCAGGGAATCGCTTGTCTCCATAATGATTATTCCCTTGATGATACTACCATCAACCAACTGAATCATCTGACGTTCGCGATTCGTAACGGGTGTTTCAGTAGTAGCGCCAAACTCTCTTGTTTGGATTTCCGATTTTCGAATCGTCATTTCACCGTACTCCGTAGCAACAACAACCGTTGTATCGTTCTGACTGATAACCTTACCACGCAGTGTTGTTCCATCTTTAAGATGATATGTCTCAATCTTTTCCTGACCCAGTGAAATACTACAGAAACAGAAAAGGAATCCGAGTAGAAATAAATGTTGAATACTATTTTTCATATAACTCTCATGCCCGTTGTTGGATATTCTTGTAACTACAAACATTCAATACATTAGGAGCGTGTTGCCGAATGGTCATTGCGAGCGCAGCGAAGCAATCTCACTATTGAAAGTAGAGTGGAATGCGGGATTGCTTCGTCGCTTCGCTCCTCGCAAAGACAATTTTCGGTGTTCGGCAAAACGCTCATTAGTAAAATCCGTAGAGGAACTTACAGTCGTGAATACTTCACACACTAAAAAAGAACATGAGCTACTCAAGATGGTAGAGTATAGTATTTGCCCCAAATAAATTCGCCAGAAGATAGGTCATTTTTCTGAATAATCAAACAGAATCTGAACAAATTTTTCATGGAAGAATAAAAAAGGGGCTGTCTCAAAAGTTGGTAGAACAGGCATTCCTGCCTGTCACGTTTGTGAATATGACAAGTTTTCGACAGACAAGAATGTCTGTCCTACCATCATTTGTGCCTTATGAGACAGCCCCTTAGTAGATTGAAAATCACTTTGTGCGTTCTCAAATCTCTCTCACCAGATTTTCGCCTTCTCTCTTCTCACCATTGGGTCCCCTTCTTTCGCATCGAATGCTTTCATCCATTCTTCCATGTTTGAAACCGGACCGATGCAACGGAACCGACCGGGAGAATGGGGGTCGGTGTTCAAACGAAGCCGTAACGCTTCATCACGAATGTTCTGTCTCCAAATCTGACCGAACGAAATAAAGAATCGTTGTTCGGCAGTAAAGCCATCAATATCTGCCGGTCGTCCGTTCTTCCGGAAAGAACGTTGCAACGCATCGTACGCGATGGAAAGTCCGCCGAGGTCGGCAATATTTTCTCCCAACGTTAATGCGCCGTTCACATGTTGAGTATCGAGCGCAACGTAATTGTTGAATTGTTGTTCAACGACTGCCGCCTTTGTTTCATACAATTTACTATCACCGTCCGTCCACCAGTCAATCATGTTTCCGTCGGCATTGAACTTTCTTCCTTGGTCATCAAATCCGTGTGTGATTTCATGTCCAATGACAGCGCCGATTCCGCCATAGTTCACAGCGTCATCTGCATTCGCATCAAAAAAGGGCGGCTGTAATATTCCGGCAGGAAAAACAATCTCGTTCATGCTCGGATTGTAATACGCGTTCACCGTCGGCGGCGACATTCCCCATTCGGTTCTATCCACCGGTTTTCCAATCTGACTCAGATTGCGTTTGAACTCAAACTGAGAAGCACGAAGAACATTAATAACGTACGCGCCTCGTGTAATATCAAGTGAAGAATAATCACGCCATTTATCGGGATACCCAATTTTCACAGTAAACGCATCTAATTTTCTCAGCGCTTCCTTCTTCGTTAAGTCACTCATCCAATCTAGATTCTTCACCTTCTCGCGAAATGCATCCTGAATATCTTTCACCATTTCCAACGCCCGCTTCTTCGCCTGCGCGCCGAATGCTTTTTCGACATACAGTTGTCCGAGCGCCTCTCCGATATTTCCGTCAATGGTTTGAAGAACGCGTTTCCATCGCACTTTCATTTCTTTCTGCCCCGTCATTGCACGACCAAAGAAATCGAAATGTTCATTCACAAATTCTGAACTCAAATAATCTGCTGTTGCATTGATAAGATGCCAACGCAGATATGTTTTCCAACTCTCTAACGTCACATCCATAACCATGTTTGCAACTTCTTTAATGAATTCCGGCTGACCGACATTCACATCGCCGGGATTTGGTAAGCCAATGCCTCTGAAATATTGTTGCCATGGGAACATGGGTGTCAATTCACTCATCTCATCTAACGTCATTCTGTGGTAACTGTTTTCCGGGTCACGCAACTCAACTCTTGTCAGAGATGCTTTTGCGAGGCGTGTTTCCATATCCATCACAATCTTCGCGTTTGATTCAGCGGTAGATGCATTGTCGCCAAGTAATTGGAACATCTTCGCAACATGCGCTAAATACTTTGAGCGTAACTCTTTCGACTTATCATCATCCTTCAAATAATAATCTCTGTCCGGTAATCCAAG is a window of Ignavibacteriota bacterium DNA encoding:
- a CDS encoding tetratricopeptide repeat protein, producing the protein MDEQELIKEQLEKNPKDADLWYLLGNTYQVESYSFAEQKMFDEKRNCYEKAIKCNPFHNDARFALAQMEELRNWEDGALTHYEYIKKRTPEYPTIDECIRRCEEKKSNWHSKDIPRFVEKVKENPTDANANRQLGYLYWSQKQYDLALKYHTRAFELAPGESESAAFLAITLAAMKNFREAITYCLIQLSLEEDEGEQGVILRHIGEYYTELKEYAKAREYYFKALEKFSDDPQFQAYTKEDIGFTFYMEEHDETALVYLLDALSQQTDEHYIQPLLSKIGELYCRMSKFQEALPYLQRAVTLKKDDDKSFYVLGIAYSSLDEFGLAETAYKMALNANPRFDRALHNLALIYRRNGDYTTAIELFKQAIASNPDLLLAYSNLARIYLRLQDEEQAAIYLEEYLKRGGKEEDLY
- a CDS encoding M13 family metallopeptidase, with translation MVFNTFHFPKVILFFTALSFLVSVSFAQKPIDTQNFDISVKPTDDFFLYVNGTWMKNNPIPPDQSRWGSFSEVQERNFKILHEILDEAAANTGAKKGSIVQKVGDFYFSGMDTLSIQKQGAFPLADEFNRIAKIKNSRELIDLIAYFHTASAGVPFAFYAMQDMKNSTAIIANLFQSGLGLPDRDYYLKDDDKSKELRSKYLAHVAKMFQLLGDNASTAESNAKIVMDMETRLAKASLTRVELRDPENSYHRMTLDEMSELTPMFPWQQYFRGIGLPNPGDVNVGQPEFIKEVANMVMDVTLESWKTYLRWHLINATADYLSSEFVNEHFDFFGRAMTGQKEMKVRWKRVLQTIDGNIGEALGQLYVEKAFGAQAKKRALEMVKDIQDAFREKVKNLDWMSDLTKKEALRKLDAFTVKIGYPDKWRDYSSLDITRGAYVINVLRASQFEFKRNLSQIGKPVDRTEWGMSPPTVNAYYNPSMNEIVFPAGILQPPFFDANADDAVNYGGIGAVIGHEITHGFDDQGRKFNADGNMIDWWTDGDSKLYETKAAVVEQQFNNYVALDTQHVNGALTLGENIADLGGLSIAYDALQRSFRKNGRPADIDGFTAEQRFFISFGQIWRQNIRDEALRLRLNTDPHSPGRFRCIGPVSNMEEWMKAFDAKEGDPMVRREKAKIW